In the genome of Ignavibacteriales bacterium, one region contains:
- a CDS encoding T9SS type A sorting domain-containing protein, with amino-acid sequence MSAQISYTEPGTKVAEITISGINNFSGEAGLIWKEQSPNQCVIYSLDSNSPWFTTERTSQGNFESPSSSPLPVELSLFTATVEDNDIILNWTTETETNNYGFDIERQVFSSQSAVHNFVKVGFVSGYGNSNSQKNYRFVDTNVNPGKYSYRLKQIDIDGSYSYSEVLDAEVQSIPNTFSLEQNYPNPFNPATKIKYSIPSVETRQVLSLHRVTLKVYDILGNEVSKLVDEFKDAGSYEVVFDASSLASGFYIYKLTAGNFTSSKKMLLIK; translated from the coding sequence ATGTCAGCACAGATCAGTTATACTGAACCCGGGACAAAGGTCGCTGAAATAACTATTAGCGGTATAAATAATTTTTCAGGTGAAGCAGGATTGATATGGAAAGAACAATCTCCTAATCAATGCGTTATATATTCTCTTGATAGTAATTCGCCCTGGTTTACAACCGAAAGAACCTCACAAGGAAATTTTGAGTCGCCTTCTTCATCACCTCTTCCTGTTGAACTGTCATTATTCACAGCCACAGTTGAAGACAACGATATCATTCTTAACTGGACAACTGAAACGGAAACAAATAATTATGGGTTTGATATAGAGAGGCAAGTCTTTAGCTCGCAGTCCGCAGTCCACAATTTTGTTAAAGTTGGATTTGTTAGTGGTTATGGTAATTCCAATTCACAAAAGAATTATAGATTTGTGGATACAAATGTTAACCCCGGGAAATATTCATACAGGTTAAAGCAGATAGATATAGATGGTTCATATTCCTACAGCGAGGTGCTTGATGCTGAAGTGCAAAGTATTCCAAATACATTTTCACTTGAACAGAATTATCCTAATCCATTTAACCCTGCAACAAAAATTAAATACTCAATTCCATCCGTAGAGACGAGGCAAGTCTTGTCTCTACATCGGGTAACGTTGAAAGTTTATGATATACTCGGTAATGAGGTTTCAAAATTAGTTGATGAATTTAAAGATGCAGGCAGTTATGAAGTGGTATTTGATGCATCATCCCTTGCAAGCGGGTTTTACATCTACAAACTTACCGCCGGAAATTTCACATCGAGTAAGAAAATGTTATTGATTAAATAA
- a CDS encoding S8 family serine peptidase, with translation MKFIFVLLLISLLSINLYSQNGFSIKRKDIVEIQPPHSHKLLSGDLVKAVSEKIKSASLNKLLQAEKINVIVYQRSFPNSSEISEYNSAGLIPMIETWTPPFTNHPFGFFIAQLSPEKINDILSLPFLEKIDFADSQSYPAGNEVTRKTGADILFQNGYKGKGVKVAVLDSGLDTEPLNEDLPSNITKKDYSSYPTLDDDVENRITGHGTHVTGLLIGNGSLSQNNTGNGGGKYSGTAPGADLIFLKIGNDFSGAASTTSIVMAMDAAVNTYNAKIISMSYGNWDTFHDGSSTQDQKVDWCYSNGTAVFLASGNFGNSARHFSGTVSANDSSDFIRVNVSGVTANSTYLNFNLVWFDGYGVRNNLALKYYDSNFNELTNSYSFPTTESIRGTESSISQTLSTLPEGNGTYYLRVVNHSSSVQKFHIYEHYKNGTVTFHNPDPNYTIVSPSTADYAFCVGAYVSRENWTASNSNIYSFNQTLNEVTDFSSRGPRIDGLQKPDIVAPGSALISIRDRDVLTAVNPYWIDNDGTPGGDINYYVMEGTSMSAPVAAGCAALILNVYPNLSIAEMYSAIRNNALKDEFTGSTSGSIYGYGKLNINSAVNDSSLLSSYSVSVNIKLFLEGAYNGNGLSNTLAMNELLPLTQPYNVLPYFYAGEEYVDSIPESTVDWLLCTLISITGADTTSYSKVCLINSDGMVTDIFGNTQLRFYYVNEGNYFIQIKHRTHLKLISSSAIHLTSQGNEIFDFTSTSNNTLNNNALIELSPGIWGSAAGDINADEQVNAHDVNNIWNFYNTSGYHNADLNMDGIVDNADKILAWKNKNKFSGVN, from the coding sequence GTGAAATTTATATTTGTTTTATTATTAATCTCTTTACTTTCAATTAATCTTTATTCGCAGAATGGTTTCTCTATAAAGCGTAAAGATATAGTTGAAATCCAACCTCCCCACTCCCATAAATTACTAAGCGGCGATCTGGTAAAAGCAGTAAGTGAAAAAATTAAATCGGCATCACTAAACAAATTATTGCAGGCAGAGAAAATAAATGTAATCGTATATCAGAGATCTTTCCCCAATTCTTCGGAGATAAGTGAATACAACTCAGCAGGTTTGATTCCAATGATTGAAACCTGGACTCCCCCATTCACAAATCATCCATTCGGATTTTTTATTGCACAACTTTCACCTGAAAAAATTAATGATATACTGTCCTTACCTTTTCTGGAGAAAATTGATTTCGCTGATTCTCAATCATACCCGGCTGGAAATGAAGTTACAAGAAAAACCGGCGCTGATATCTTGTTTCAGAACGGATATAAAGGCAAAGGTGTCAAAGTTGCTGTACTTGATTCGGGACTCGACACCGAACCTTTGAATGAAGACCTGCCGTCAAACATTACTAAGAAAGATTACTCATCATATCCGACTCTTGATGATGATGTTGAAAACAGAATTACCGGTCACGGAACACATGTCACAGGATTGCTAATCGGAAACGGTTCACTTTCACAAAATAATACCGGAAATGGCGGAGGGAAATATTCCGGAACTGCTCCTGGTGCTGATCTTATATTTCTAAAAATCGGCAATGACTTTTCCGGTGCAGCAAGTACAACATCGATTGTAATGGCGATGGATGCAGCCGTTAACACCTACAACGCAAAAATTATTTCGATGAGCTATGGAAACTGGGATACATTTCATGATGGTTCATCAACACAGGATCAGAAAGTTGACTGGTGTTATTCAAATGGAACTGCTGTATTTCTTGCTTCAGGTAATTTTGGAAATTCTGCAAGACATTTTTCAGGAACTGTAAGTGCAAATGATTCATCAGATTTTATTCGAGTTAATGTAAGTGGTGTTACCGCAAACTCAACTTATTTAAATTTTAATCTTGTTTGGTTTGACGGATATGGCGTAAGAAATAATCTTGCATTAAAGTATTATGACTCAAACTTTAATGAATTGACAAATTCATATTCATTCCCGACAACCGAAAGCATAAGAGGAACTGAATCATCTATTTCACAAACACTTTCAACTTTGCCTGAAGGAAACGGGACATATTATTTACGAGTTGTAAATCATTCATCTTCTGTCCAGAAATTTCATATCTACGAACATTATAAAAACGGGACAGTAACTTTTCATAACCCTGATCCAAATTATACAATCGTATCTCCGTCAACAGCGGACTATGCATTTTGTGTCGGGGCTTATGTCTCACGTGAAAATTGGACTGCATCAAACTCAAATATTTATTCATTCAATCAAACATTAAATGAAGTAACTGATTTCTCAAGCAGGGGTCCAAGGATTGATGGATTACAAAAACCTGATATTGTTGCTCCTGGCAGTGCGTTGATTTCAATTCGTGACAGGGATGTATTGACAGCCGTTAATCCATATTGGATAGATAATGATGGTACTCCGGGTGGCGATATAAATTATTATGTGATGGAAGGAACAAGTATGTCGGCGCCTGTTGCAGCTGGTTGTGCTGCATTGATATTAAATGTCTATCCCAATCTTTCTATTGCCGAGATGTACTCTGCAATCAGGAACAATGCTTTAAAAGATGAGTTCACAGGAAGTACTTCGGGAAGTATTTATGGTTATGGAAAACTTAATATCAATTCAGCAGTGAATGATTCATCACTTCTAAGTTCGTATAGTGTGAGTGTTAACATCAAACTATTTCTTGAAGGCGCTTACAACGGTAACGGATTATCAAACACACTTGCAATGAATGAACTACTTCCGCTGACACAACCCTATAATGTTCTGCCCTACTTCTATGCCGGCGAAGAGTATGTTGACAGCATTCCCGAAAGCACGGTTGACTGGCTGCTTTGCACTTTAATAAGCATTACCGGAGCTGATACAACATCCTATTCAAAAGTCTGTTTGATTAATTCTGACGGAATGGTAACAGATATTTTCGGAAACACCCAATTAAGATTTTATTATGTGAATGAGGGAAATTATTTCATTCAAATAAAACACAGAACTCATTTAAAGTTAATAAGCTCATCTGCAATACATCTGACGTCACAGGGAAATGAGATTTTTGATTTTACTTCAACGAGTAATAATACTCTTAACAATAATGCTTTGATCGAATTAAGTCCAGGAATATGGGGCTCTGCAGCAGGTGATATAAATGCCGATGAACAGGTAAACGCACACGACGTTAACAACATCTGGAATTTTTATAACACATCCGGCTATCATAATGCTGATTTAAATATGGACGGCATAGTTGATAACGCTGATAAAATACTTGCGTGGAAAAATAAAAATAAGTTTTCAGGTGTGAATTGA